The Nitrospira tepida genome includes a window with the following:
- a CDS encoding cupin domain-containing protein, giving the protein MAVPDRRAIERDWRERGFSCGLWVDPPGQVWEDYVHSVDELVLVLQGNLEVEVGGETKRLSAGDECFIPAHQFHTVRNVGGGEARWLYGYREIGEGE; this is encoded by the coding sequence ATGGCGGTCCCAGATCGACGGGCGATCGAGCGCGATTGGCGGGAACGGGGGTTCAGTTGCGGGCTGTGGGTTGATCCTCCCGGGCAAGTATGGGAGGATTACGTGCACTCGGTCGACGAACTCGTTCTCGTGCTGCAAGGAAACCTCGAAGTGGAGGTCGGCGGAGAAACGAAGCGCCTTTCCGCGGGGGATGAATGCTTCATCCCCGCGCATCAGTTCCATACGGTGCGCAATGTCGGCGGGGGCGAGGCCCGGTGGTTGTACGGGTATAGAGAGATAGGGGAGGGAGAATAG
- a CDS encoding hemolysin family protein, giving the protein MDALVLLVLILLSAIISAAEIGFFAVNETRLRAMDEAGSKRARMALHLRQNPQRLLSTIMIGDNLVNALVPSYTTLLIIRMFDAQAFGGFVEGLTQALAVALGALTFILMIFGDVVPKTLAAKYAVHVALNMAYPVYWIQQGLKPLLYVLEPIIDKVTGGKGLTVPFVTEEELKIMLDVGSKSGMIESHEARMINRVFQLNDLTAEHAMTPRQFVFALDANVRLAEVQEQLFRSKYSRIPLYDGNLDNIIGMIYKSKALTELAKGNSQLRLKDIAQPPLFVPTRKTADELMKQFQQEKRHMAIVVNEFGGFAGVVTLEDILEEVVGDILDETDQSEELIKRVAKNQLLVHGRTEVRRINEFLKLDLDEEANTISGLIQDHLGRIPAAGEEVVLNDCRLIVQEADQRSIKRVQIIKEEKPVPALDPANIQAS; this is encoded by the coding sequence ATGGATGCGCTTGTTCTGCTCGTTCTTATTCTGTTGTCGGCCATTATTTCCGCGGCGGAAATCGGCTTTTTCGCGGTCAATGAAACCCGCCTGCGGGCCATGGACGAGGCCGGAAGCAAGCGGGCCCGCATGGCCCTGCACCTCAGGCAGAACCCTCAGAGGCTCCTGTCCACGATCATGATCGGGGACAACCTGGTCAATGCCCTGGTCCCCTCCTATACGACCCTGTTGATTATCAGGATGTTCGACGCTCAAGCCTTCGGCGGCTTTGTCGAGGGGCTGACGCAGGCCCTCGCGGTGGCTTTGGGGGCTTTGACGTTCATCTTGATGATCTTCGGGGATGTGGTCCCCAAGACCCTGGCCGCGAAGTACGCGGTTCATGTGGCCCTCAACATGGCCTATCCGGTCTACTGGATCCAGCAGGGCCTCAAGCCGCTGCTCTATGTGCTCGAACCGATCATCGATAAGGTCACCGGGGGCAAGGGGCTCACCGTCCCCTTCGTGACCGAGGAAGAGCTCAAGATCATGCTGGATGTCGGCAGCAAATCGGGCATGATCGAGAGCCACGAAGCCAGGATGATCAACCGCGTGTTCCAACTCAACGACCTGACGGCCGAACATGCCATGACCCCGCGACAGTTCGTGTTCGCGCTGGATGCCAACGTGAGACTGGCGGAAGTGCAGGAACAGCTCTTCCGGTCGAAGTATTCGCGGATCCCCCTCTACGACGGCAACTTGGATAACATCATCGGCATGATCTACAAGAGCAAGGCCCTGACCGAGTTGGCTAAGGGCAACTCGCAGCTTCGCCTGAAGGATATCGCCCAGCCGCCGCTGTTTGTGCCGACCAGGAAGACCGCCGACGAACTGATGAAGCAGTTTCAGCAGGAAAAACGGCACATGGCGATCGTGGTCAACGAGTTCGGCGGGTTCGCCGGGGTTGTGACGCTGGAGGATATTCTCGAAGAGGTGGTGGGCGACATCCTGGACGAAACCGATCAAAGCGAAGAACTGATCAAGCGGGTGGCCAAAAACCAGCTCCTGGTCCATGGCCGCACGGAGGTGCGCCGGATCAACGAATTCCTCAAGCTGGATCTGGACGAGGAGGCCAATACGATCAGCGGGCTGATCCAAGACCACCTGGGCCGGATTCCGGCGGCGGGGGAAGAAGTCGTGCTCAACGACTGCCGGCTGATCGTACAGGAGGCAGATCAGCGGTCGATCAAGCGGGTGCAGATCATCAAGGAAGAGAAACCGGTTCCAGCCCTCGATCCGGCCAACATCCAGGCCTCTTAA
- a CDS encoding IS110 family transposase → MQTSSVCVGIDISKAQLDVAMRPAGTPLSVPYDAQGISTVIARLSQVSPIRIVVEATGGLERPLLRALVDAALPVIAVNPRQVRDFAKATGRLAKTDTLDAQVLARFAEVIQPEVRALPDPQTAELAALLARRRQVLAMQRAEQNRLDRAPARVRKRIEAHLRWLRTELARLDEDLDDMIEESPIWRAREDLLQSVPGIGPVMSRTVLAELPELGLLNRKQIAALVGVAPFNRDSGRLRGRRTIWGGRAPVRTALYMATLVATRWNPVIRQFYQRLRTAGKASKVALVAAMRKLLTILNAMVHHGTPWQPAAARRA, encoded by the coding sequence ATGCAGACATCGTCGGTGTGTGTCGGAATTGATATCTCGAAAGCGCAGCTGGACGTCGCCATGCGGCCGGCTGGCACGCCGCTGAGCGTCCCGTATGATGCCCAGGGAATCAGCACGGTGATCGCACGGCTGAGCCAGGTATCGCCGATACGGATTGTCGTGGAAGCCACCGGGGGCTTGGAACGGCCGTTGCTGCGGGCGCTGGTGGACGCCGCCTTGCCCGTGATCGCGGTCAATCCGCGCCAGGTCCGGGACTTTGCCAAAGCGACGGGCCGGTTGGCGAAGACCGATACGCTGGACGCGCAGGTGTTGGCCCGCTTCGCAGAGGTCATCCAACCGGAAGTGCGGGCGCTCCCCGATCCGCAGACCGCGGAACTGGCGGCCCTGTTGGCGCGACGCCGCCAAGTGCTGGCGATGCAGCGGGCCGAGCAGAACCGGTTGGACCGAGCTCCAGCCCGCGTGCGGAAGCGGATTGAAGCCCATCTGCGCTGGTTGCGCACCGAACTGGCCCGGCTCGACGAGGACCTCGATGACATGATTGAAGAGAGCCCCATCTGGCGTGCACGCGAAGATTTGTTGCAGAGCGTGCCCGGCATCGGACCGGTAATGAGTCGCACGGTCTTGGCCGAGCTGCCGGAGTTGGGCTTGCTGAATCGCAAGCAAATTGCGGCCTTGGTGGGCGTCGCGCCCTTCAATCGGGACAGTGGGCGGCTGCGCGGCCGACGCACCATCTGGGGTGGGCGGGCCCCCGTCCGCACCGCGCTGTACATGGCGACCTTGGTGGCGACGCGCTGGAACCCCGTCATCCGGCAGTTCTACCAGCGACTGCGTACCGCCGGCAAAGCATCCAAGGTCGCGCTGGTCGCCGCGATGCGCAAGCTGCTGACCATTCTCAATGCGATGGTACATCATGGGACTCCATGGCAACCGGCCGCTGCACGGAGAGCTTGA
- a CDS encoding universal stress protein — protein MISGPLLQHVFHPSDFSEASATAFAHALKAALVAKADLTMLHVAGGEELEWDGFPGVRETLERWGLLPPNSPRNAVPKLGIDVKKVITRQADPVEAVVGYLGNHAADLLVLATNQNKGRMQWLEKSVATPVALKSRLMTLFIPHGVKGFVSLDDGSVSLRHILIPIDAQPDPLPAVQAAVRIVLQLNCPAGAFTLLHVGEEGQGPEVPLPDVPGWEWERLTKQGDVTDVILETASERTADLIVMSTEGRNGFLDALRGSQTERVLRGASCPLLAIPAASWMAAALQSDAGCEG, from the coding sequence ATGATATCCGGCCCACTGTTGCAGCATGTGTTTCATCCTTCCGATTTCAGCGAGGCCAGCGCCACAGCCTTCGCCCACGCGCTCAAGGCAGCCCTGGTTGCCAAGGCCGATCTGACGATGCTGCACGTGGCCGGAGGTGAAGAGCTTGAGTGGGATGGGTTTCCCGGCGTGCGGGAAACGCTTGAACGGTGGGGCCTGCTGCCGCCGAATAGTCCCAGGAACGCCGTCCCGAAACTCGGCATCGATGTGAAAAAAGTCATCACCCGCCAGGCCGATCCGGTGGAGGCGGTCGTCGGCTATCTCGGCAATCATGCCGCCGATCTGCTCGTTCTCGCGACCAATCAGAATAAGGGTCGGATGCAATGGCTGGAGAAATCGGTCGCGACGCCCGTGGCGCTCAAGTCCAGGCTGATGACCCTGTTCATCCCGCATGGTGTGAAAGGATTTGTGTCTCTGGACGACGGGTCGGTCTCGCTTCGCCATATCCTGATCCCGATCGACGCACAGCCGGACCCGCTGCCGGCGGTTCAAGCCGCCGTTCGAATCGTGCTTCAACTGAATTGCCCGGCAGGGGCCTTCACGCTCCTGCACGTCGGAGAGGAAGGGCAGGGGCCGGAGGTGCCGCTACCGGATGTCCCCGGGTGGGAATGGGAGCGGTTGACCAAGCAAGGCGATGTGACGGATGTCATTCTGGAGACGGCGAGCGAACGAACGGCCGACCTGATCGTCATGTCCACCGAAGGGCGAAACGGCTTCCTCGATGCGCTACGCGGAAGCCAGACGGAGCGGGTGCTGCGCGGGGCCTCCTGTCCGCTGCTGGCGATCCCTGCGGCAAGCTGGATGGCGGCCGCCCTGCAGAGCGACGCCGGCTGCGAAGGGTGA
- the ligA gene encoding NAD-dependent DNA ligase LigA, giving the protein MPPDILARVESLRNDIRRHDYLYYVKDRPVISDTEYDRLFRELQELEATYPELITPDSPTQRVGGQPQAELQKVSHERPMLSLDSIAAVEEVYAFDRRVKRELGLEQVEYTAEPKFDGLSIELVYREGRFVRGATRGDGTTGEDVTANLRTLRSVPLQLRTEAHPPAHLVVRGEVYMRLDDFQSLNRRITERGEEAFANPRNAAAGSLRQLDSRKTAERPLVLTCYEIMVQTGGLPSTHWDELDRLADWGLPIPFQRRRCATIDEVILFHREMEEQRDALPFEIDGMVVKLDRRTWQEALGVKSRSPRWAIAFKFPARREITVVQDIVVSVGRTGTLTPLALLKPVEVGGVTISRATLHNADEVSRKDIRVGDTVKVERAGDVIPAIAERVPVPGEQRSVPFAMPNHCPVCGSSVAREGAYYYCTGQAVCEAQLKGSIQHFAAKGAVDIDGLGEKTVAQLIDKGLVHDIADLYRLTREQVLTLDGFADRSASLLLGAIERRRTIPLDRFLMGLGIRQVGQHIARVLANYFGNLEDLMAAAPERLLEIHEVGPEISRSVASFFQEERNRAVIRKLQDLGVRIEAKPRKDFEKAGDLPFKQKTVVFTGGLERWSREAAKRRVEELGGRVSSSVSKKTDYVVAGSEAGSKLADARRLGVRILTEDEFEELAGKPESPER; this is encoded by the coding sequence ATGCCGCCCGACATCCTCGCCCGGGTCGAATCGCTCCGGAACGACATCCGCCGGCACGACTACCTCTACTATGTGAAAGACCGCCCGGTTATTTCGGACACGGAATACGACCGGCTGTTTCGCGAACTCCAGGAGCTGGAAGCGACCTACCCGGAGCTAATCACGCCAGACTCCCCCACCCAGCGGGTCGGCGGCCAGCCGCAGGCCGAGCTCCAGAAGGTGTCGCACGAGCGCCCGATGCTGAGTCTGGACTCCATCGCCGCCGTGGAGGAGGTCTATGCGTTCGATCGGAGGGTCAAACGAGAACTCGGCCTCGAGCAGGTGGAGTACACGGCCGAACCGAAGTTCGACGGGCTGTCGATCGAGCTGGTCTATCGCGAGGGGCGTTTTGTCAGGGGCGCCACCAGGGGCGACGGGACAACCGGCGAGGACGTGACCGCCAACCTGCGAACCCTCCGGTCGGTGCCGCTCCAGTTGCGGACCGAGGCCCATCCGCCGGCCCATCTGGTGGTGCGCGGCGAGGTCTACATGCGCCTCGACGACTTCCAATCCTTGAACCGCCGGATCACGGAACGGGGGGAAGAGGCCTTCGCCAACCCCCGCAACGCCGCAGCCGGCTCGCTACGGCAGCTCGATTCCCGCAAGACGGCGGAACGCCCCTTGGTCCTCACCTGTTACGAGATCATGGTTCAAACCGGCGGTCTTCCTTCGACCCACTGGGACGAGCTGGATCGATTGGCGGACTGGGGGTTGCCGATCCCCTTCCAGCGGCGACGCTGCGCGACGATCGACGAGGTGATCTTGTTTCACCGGGAGATGGAGGAACAACGGGACGCGCTGCCCTTTGAGATCGACGGCATGGTCGTGAAGCTCGATCGACGCACCTGGCAGGAGGCGCTGGGCGTCAAGTCCCGCAGCCCTAGGTGGGCGATCGCCTTCAAGTTCCCCGCGAGAAGAGAGATCACGGTCGTGCAGGACATCGTGGTGTCGGTCGGCCGCACTGGCACCTTGACCCCCTTGGCCCTGCTCAAACCGGTCGAAGTCGGTGGGGTCACGATCAGCCGCGCGACCCTGCACAACGCCGACGAGGTCTCCCGTAAAGACATCCGCGTGGGCGATACGGTCAAGGTGGAGCGGGCCGGAGACGTCATTCCCGCCATCGCCGAGCGGGTGCCGGTGCCGGGAGAACAGCGGTCGGTCCCCTTTGCAATGCCGAACCATTGTCCGGTCTGCGGCTCTTCCGTCGCCCGCGAAGGGGCCTACTATTACTGCACCGGTCAGGCCGTCTGCGAAGCTCAATTGAAGGGCTCGATTCAGCACTTTGCCGCCAAGGGGGCCGTGGACATTGATGGACTCGGCGAGAAAACGGTCGCGCAGTTGATCGACAAGGGTTTGGTCCATGACATCGCGGACCTCTACCGGCTGACCAGGGAGCAGGTGCTCACGCTGGACGGTTTCGCGGATCGCTCCGCCTCGCTCCTGCTCGGCGCGATCGAGCGGCGCCGGACCATTCCCCTCGACCGGTTCCTGATGGGGCTCGGCATCCGCCAAGTGGGCCAACATATCGCCCGCGTCCTGGCCAATTATTTCGGGAACCTGGAAGACCTGATGGCCGCCGCGCCGGAGCGTCTCTTGGAGATTCATGAGGTCGGTCCGGAGATCTCACGGAGCGTCGCCTCGTTTTTCCAGGAGGAGCGGAACCGGGCGGTTATCCGGAAACTCCAGGACCTGGGCGTCCGCATCGAGGCCAAGCCCCGGAAGGATTTCGAGAAAGCCGGTGACCTCCCGTTCAAGCAAAAGACCGTGGTCTTCACCGGAGGGCTTGAACGGTGGAGCAGAGAAGCGGCCAAACGGCGGGTCGAGGAACTCGGCGGGCGGGTCAGCTCCAGCGTCAGCAAGAAGACCGACTATGTCGTCGCCGGCAGCGAGGCAGGATCCAAACTGGCCGACGCCCGGCGGTTGGGGGTGCGCATCCTGACAGAGGACGAATTCGAGGAGTTGGCCGGAAAGCCGGAGTCGCCGGAACGTTAA
- a CDS encoding septal ring lytic transglycosylase RlpA family protein, translated as MYPPGYPVGYIERGIASWYGPGFHGNKTANGERYDMNQLTAAHRTLPLGSVALVRSLTSGREVTVRINDRGPFAKGRVLDLSYAGARAIGMVGSGTDEVELRVIDFQGPAGPLGYLRIQVGSFADASLAQALLGRVRALHYDGRILVVTLPEGKRYRVQVGRYQSEQEAETVATRVGAELQVDPLIVRDEIL; from the coding sequence ATGTATCCGCCCGGGTATCCCGTCGGCTATATCGAGCGTGGCATTGCGTCCTGGTACGGGCCGGGCTTTCACGGAAACAAGACCGCCAACGGCGAGCGGTATGACATGAATCAATTGACCGCCGCCCACCGCACCTTGCCGCTGGGGTCGGTCGCCTTGGTCCGATCGTTGACCAGCGGCCGGGAGGTCACGGTCCGGATCAACGACCGGGGTCCCTTTGCAAAGGGGCGGGTCCTGGACCTGTCTTACGCCGGAGCCAGGGCGATCGGGATGGTGGGATCCGGCACGGATGAGGTCGAGCTTCGCGTGATCGATTTTCAGGGACCTGCCGGGCCATTGGGTTATCTGAGGATCCAGGTCGGCTCATTTGCCGATGCGTCGCTGGCCCAAGCGCTGCTTGGTCGAGTCCGTGCCCTCCATTATGACGGCCGGATCCTGGTCGTCACCCTGCCGGAAGGAAAGCGGTATCGGGTTCAGGTGGGACGATATCAATCGGAGCAGGAGGCGGAAACCGTTGCGACCAGGGTAGGGGCTGAGCTTCAGGTCGACCCCCTGATCGTCAGAGATGAAATCCTCTGA
- a CDS encoding adenosylcobalamin-dependent ribonucleoside-diphosphate reductase, whose product MRIERRFTKRGHGPYEGITFVKRSSEIRNPDGSTVFKLDNIDVPESWSQLAIDILAQKYFRKAGVPQVDAEGKPMTGADGRPVLGGERDARQVFERLAGCWTHWGKGHGYFKTAEDATAFHDEMCYMLACQMAAPNSPQWFNTGLHYAYGLTGPAQGHYYFDPTVGEVVKAANAFEHPQPHACQPYDALISTPDGPIPIGEIVARGLVGLTVFDGRLEGRGTAQVVAVKDNGQKPVFRIVLKNGICVDATADHLVWAKSERRSGGEWLRVNALAPGMRLELSTVTAVDSRPDSRAEDEAALVGWLHGDGFVGQYEHGTNRSLTLEFLTIDKDEFHFVQDRIQRVFPDVHYHVRTVDTQTPGLDVRRIRLYGEALRPFVEQYDLLRGPKEELRIAGGLRRGGREVQAAYLRALFQADGTVRLRSRRFRTSDVVLTTVSQQLARDVQALLLNLGIYARVQRGVETRENRRVPYFVSIGYAQARERFRSIIGFVSEDKRGKLDRACSHDFAGKALPSLREETIARIEALGVLPVYDIQTSSGQYLCNNVVVHNCFIQSIEDDLVNENGIMDLWVREARLFKYGSGTGTNFSRLRGDGEPLSGGGRSSGLMSFLKIGDRAAGAIKSGGTTRRAAKMVCLDLDHPDIEEFIDWKVVEEQKVAAMVTGSKICAQRLNAVLKACTVAGGEGQGQVELDMKKNAALREAVSAARRDMVPEAYIQRMFDYARQGYTHFVFYEYDTNWDGKAYQTVSGQNSNNSVRIPNGFFEALERDGDWELRRRIDGKVSKTVKARDLWDKIAWAAWICADPGTQYDTTINEWHTCPEDGRINASNPCSEYMFLDDTACNLASLNLAKFYNAEGEFDLESFRHAVRLWTIALEISVLMASFPSRAIAQKSYEFRTLGLGYANLGTILMRQSIPYDSPKALAICGAITAIMTGESYAASAEMAAELSPFPGYARNREAMLRVIRNHRRAAYGAPAGEYEGLTIKPMAIQPEHCPPEILLAARRAWDRALELGTAYGFRNAQVTVIAPTGTIGLVMDCDTTGIEPDFALVKFKKLAGGGYFKIINQSLPPALAALGYSDAQIQDIVSYCVGRQTLKGAPSVNHESLRQKGFDDAALERLEGSLAQAFEIQFAFNKFTLGEDFCREKLGLTEAQLADPTFNMLKALGFTQEDVVAANDYCCGTMTIEGAPHLKPEHLPIFDCANRCGRLGQRYIAVDAHIRMMAAAQPFISGAISKTINMPADATLEDVKAAYLFAWKSMVKAVALYRDGSKLSQPLNASSDSGKAVEATPTVMTVAEKAAERVLVRYLAKRRPLPARRNGYTQKAIIGGHKLYLRTGEYEDGTLGEIFLDMHKEGAAFRSLMNNFAIAISLGLQHGVPLEEFVEAFVFTRFEPNGPVKLNDRIKMATSIIDYIFRELAITYLERSDLSQVQEEDLRMDSMKKDEQDPECEAEEADMSALAKASILTEHLPVRRNGLHGNGHGHGNGHGSVAHKLELKRETLTVTSVRQEARQKGYEGDPCPECKQFMMVRNGTCLKCMGCGATSGCS is encoded by the coding sequence GTGAGAATTGAACGTCGGTTCACAAAGCGCGGCCATGGCCCGTACGAGGGCATCACGTTCGTGAAACGGTCGTCCGAGATCCGGAACCCGGACGGGTCCACGGTCTTCAAACTGGACAACATCGATGTGCCGGAATCCTGGTCGCAGTTGGCCATCGATATCCTCGCCCAGAAGTACTTCCGGAAGGCCGGTGTGCCCCAGGTGGATGCAGAGGGCAAGCCGATGACGGGCGCCGACGGGAGGCCGGTGCTCGGGGGCGAACGGGATGCGCGTCAGGTGTTCGAACGGTTGGCCGGTTGCTGGACCCATTGGGGAAAGGGCCACGGGTACTTCAAGACGGCCGAGGATGCGACCGCCTTCCATGACGAGATGTGCTACATGCTGGCCTGCCAGATGGCAGCGCCCAATTCGCCGCAGTGGTTCAATACCGGGCTGCATTATGCCTATGGGCTGACCGGACCGGCACAGGGTCACTACTATTTCGATCCGACGGTCGGTGAAGTGGTCAAGGCGGCCAACGCCTTCGAGCACCCGCAACCTCATGCTTGCCAGCCGTACGATGCGCTGATCTCCACGCCGGACGGACCCATTCCCATCGGAGAGATCGTGGCTCGCGGGCTCGTCGGCCTGACGGTGTTCGATGGCCGTCTGGAGGGGAGGGGCACAGCGCAAGTGGTGGCCGTGAAGGACAATGGACAGAAGCCCGTGTTCCGGATCGTTCTCAAGAACGGGATCTGCGTCGATGCGACAGCGGATCATCTGGTGTGGGCGAAATCGGAGCGACGGAGCGGGGGCGAATGGCTTCGGGTCAACGCCCTTGCACCAGGGATGCGATTGGAACTCTCGACCGTCACCGCCGTGGACAGTCGGCCTGATTCACGGGCGGAAGATGAGGCGGCCCTCGTCGGCTGGCTTCATGGTGATGGCTTCGTCGGACAATACGAGCACGGCACCAATCGAAGCCTGACGCTGGAATTTCTGACGATCGACAAGGATGAGTTTCACTTCGTCCAGGATCGCATTCAGCGCGTGTTTCCGGACGTGCACTACCATGTTCGGACCGTCGACACGCAGACTCCCGGCCTGGATGTGCGCCGGATCAGGCTGTATGGGGAGGCCCTCCGCCCCTTCGTGGAGCAATATGACCTCCTGCGCGGTCCCAAGGAAGAGCTGCGCATTGCCGGCGGGTTGAGGAGAGGGGGCCGCGAGGTGCAGGCCGCGTATCTGAGGGCGTTGTTTCAGGCCGACGGGACGGTTCGGCTGCGATCACGTCGTTTCCGCACCTCCGATGTGGTGCTGACGACGGTGTCCCAGCAGTTGGCCCGCGATGTCCAGGCGCTCCTCCTCAATCTCGGCATCTATGCCAGGGTCCAGCGCGGCGTCGAGACGCGCGAGAATCGCCGGGTCCCGTATTTTGTATCCATCGGCTATGCCCAGGCCCGGGAACGGTTTCGCAGCATCATCGGATTCGTCTCGGAGGACAAGCGGGGCAAGCTGGATCGCGCCTGCTCACACGACTTTGCCGGCAAGGCTCTCCCGAGCTTGCGGGAAGAAACCATCGCTCGAATCGAGGCCTTGGGTGTGCTGCCCGTCTACGACATTCAGACGTCCAGCGGTCAGTACCTGTGCAACAACGTGGTCGTGCACAATTGTTTCATCCAGTCCATCGAAGACGATCTGGTCAACGAGAACGGCATCATGGACCTGTGGGTCCGTGAGGCGCGGCTCTTCAAATACGGATCGGGGACCGGGACGAACTTCTCCCGGTTGCGGGGCGACGGGGAGCCTTTGTCCGGCGGCGGCCGGTCCTCCGGGCTCATGTCGTTCCTGAAGATCGGCGACCGCGCGGCAGGGGCGATCAAATCGGGCGGAACGACCAGGCGGGCGGCCAAGATGGTCTGCCTCGACCTCGACCATCCGGACATCGAGGAGTTCATCGATTGGAAGGTCGTCGAAGAGCAGAAGGTCGCCGCGATGGTGACCGGCTCGAAGATTTGCGCCCAGCGGTTGAACGCCGTCTTGAAGGCCTGCACGGTGGCCGGCGGCGAGGGGCAGGGTCAGGTCGAACTCGACATGAAGAAGAATGCGGCCCTGCGCGAGGCGGTGTCCGCGGCCCGGCGCGACATGGTGCCGGAAGCCTACATTCAGCGGATGTTCGATTATGCCAGACAGGGCTATACGCATTTTGTCTTCTACGAGTACGACACCAACTGGGACGGCAAGGCCTATCAGACCGTGTCGGGTCAGAATTCCAACAACAGCGTGCGCATTCCCAACGGGTTCTTCGAGGCCCTGGAGCGGGACGGCGACTGGGAGCTGCGGCGCCGGATCGACGGCAAGGTCAGCAAGACGGTCAAGGCGCGAGACCTCTGGGACAAGATCGCCTGGGCGGCTTGGATCTGCGCCGATCCCGGCACGCAGTACGACACGACGATCAACGAGTGGCATACCTGCCCGGAAGATGGGCGTATCAACGCCTCCAATCCCTGCTCGGAGTACATGTTCCTCGACGACACGGCCTGCAACCTGGCCTCGCTCAACTTGGCCAAGTTCTACAACGCCGAAGGGGAATTCGATTTGGAATCCTTCCGGCATGCCGTGCGCCTCTGGACGATCGCGCTGGAGATCAGCGTGCTGATGGCCTCCTTCCCGAGCCGGGCCATTGCTCAGAAGAGCTACGAGTTCCGGACGCTGGGCCTCGGTTACGCGAACCTCGGGACCATTTTGATGCGGCAGAGCATTCCCTACGATTCGCCCAAGGCCCTGGCGATTTGCGGCGCAATCACGGCCATCATGACCGGCGAATCCTACGCCGCATCCGCGGAAATGGCGGCGGAGCTCTCGCCCTTTCCCGGTTACGCGCGCAACCGGGAGGCCATGCTGCGGGTGATCCGCAACCACCGCCGGGCCGCCTATGGGGCGCCGGCTGGTGAGTATGAAGGCTTGACGATCAAGCCGATGGCAATCCAACCCGAGCACTGCCCGCCGGAGATCCTATTGGCGGCACGGCGCGCCTGGGACCGGGCCCTGGAGCTCGGCACGGCCTACGGCTTCCGCAATGCCCAGGTGACGGTCATTGCACCGACCGGGACGATCGGGCTGGTCATGGATTGCGATACGACCGGGATCGAGCCGGACTTCGCCCTGGTCAAGTTCAAGAAGCTGGCGGGCGGCGGCTACTTCAAGATTATCAACCAGAGCCTGCCCCCGGCGCTCGCGGCTCTGGGCTATAGCGACGCGCAGATCCAGGACATCGTGTCCTACTGTGTCGGCCGGCAAACTCTCAAGGGCGCGCCGAGCGTCAACCACGAGAGCCTGCGGCAGAAGGGGTTCGATGATGCGGCGCTGGAACGGTTGGAAGGCTCCTTGGCCCAGGCCTTTGAAATCCAGTTCGCGTTCAACAAGTTCACGTTGGGCGAGGACTTCTGCCGAGAAAAGCTGGGCCTCACCGAGGCGCAGTTGGCCGATCCGACCTTCAATATGTTGAAGGCCTTGGGCTTTACCCAGGAGGATGTGGTCGCGGCCAACGACTATTGTTGCGGCACCATGACGATCGAAGGGGCTCCGCACCTGAAACCGGAGCATCTGCCGATCTTTGATTGCGCGAACCGCTGCGGGCGCCTCGGCCAACGGTACATCGCGGTCGATGCCCATATCCGCATGATGGCGGCGGCGCAGCCCTTCATCAGCGGGGCGATCAGCAAGACGATCAACATGCCGGCCGACGCGACGTTGGAGGACGTGAAGGCAGCCTATCTATTTGCCTGGAAGAGCATGGTCAAGGCCGTCGCTCTTTACCGGGACGGATCGAAGCTGAGCCAACCCTTGAACGCCTCATCGGACAGCGGCAAGGCAGTGGAGGCAACGCCCACCGTCATGACCGTCGCAGAGAAGGCGGCGGAACGCGTGCTGGTCCGATACCTGGCCAAGCGGCGTCCCTTGCCGGCGCGCCGCAACGGCTATACGCAGAAGGCCATCATCGGAGGCCACAAGCTTTACCTGCGCACCGGTGAATACGAGGACGGGACCTTGGGCGAAATCTTCCTGGACATGCACAAGGAAGGAGCCGCCTTCCGCAGCTTGATGAACAATTTCGCGATCGCGATTTCATTGGGGCTGCAACATGGAGTGCCGCTGGAGGAATTCGTCGAGGCCTTCGTGTTTACTCGGTTCGAGCCGAACGGGCCGGTGAAGCTGAACGACCGGATCAAGATGGCCACCTCGATCATCGACTACATCTTCCGCGAGCTCGCCATCACCTATTTGGAGCGCTCCGACCTGTCCCAGGTCCAGGAGGAAGACCTGCGGATGGATTCGATGAAGAAGGACGAGCAGGACCCGGAATGTGAGGCGGAAGAAGCGGACATGTCGGCCCTGGCCAAGGCCTCAATCCTGACCGAACACCTGCCGGTGCGGAGGAACGGGCTGCATGGGAACGGACATGGCCATGGGAACGGGCACGGCAGCGTGGCCCATAAGTTGGAGCTCAAGCGGGAGACGCTGACCGTGACCTCCGTCCGTCAGGAGGCCAGGCAAAAGGGCTATGAAGGCGATCCCTGCCCGGAATGCAAGCAGTTCATGATGGTCCGCAACGGGACCTGTCTGAAGTGCATGGGCTGCGGCGCCACGAGCGGCTGTTCGTAA